A part of Arachis hypogaea cultivar Tifrunner chromosome 12, arahy.Tifrunner.gnm2.J5K5, whole genome shotgun sequence genomic DNA contains:
- the LOC112727195 gene encoding glutaredoxin-C5, chloroplastic has protein sequence MALPNTFTFSPPSLNPFKPSSSSSSYIIKFFTCSFPVPRTTITTPNAFSFNTGPIRPNISSIRATSSSSSSSSSSSSSFGSRLEETIKKTVSGNPVVVYSKTWCSYSSEVKALFKKLGVEPLVFELDEMGPQGPQLQKVLERLTGQHTVPNVFIGGKHIGGCTDTLKLYRKGELEPLLSEATAKGKD, from the exons ATGGCATTGCCAAACACATTCACTTTCTCACCGCCATCTCTCAATCCCTTCAAGccttcatcttcatcatcgtCTTATATTATCAAATTCTTCACTTGCTCCTTCCCCGTTCCCAGAACAACAATCACCACCCCGAACGCATTTTCTTTCAACACTGGCCCAATCAGGCCCAATATCAGTTCAATCCGTGCCACGTCATCATCCTCATcgtcgtcgtcttcttcttcttcttcctttggtTCCCGACTCGAAGAGACCATCAAGAAAACCGTTTCGGGCAACCCTGTCGTCGTTTATTCCAAAACATGGTGCTC GTATTCTTCTGAGGTGAAAGCGTTGTTCAAGAAGCTCGGCGTGGAACCATTGGTCTTCGAATTGGACGAAATGG GTCCACAAGGGCCACAGTTGCAGAAGGTGTTGGAAAGGCTTACAGGGCAACATACTGTGCCAAATGTATTTATTG GAGGCAAACATATTGGTGGCTGTACAG ATACACTGAAGTTGTACCGGAAGGGCGAACTTGAACCGTTGCTATCAGAAGCTACCGCTAAAGGCAAAGACTGA